The genomic region CGCGCATAGTGCGCCAGTTCGTCCGCCTCATGGGCCCGCAGGCGCAGGTTTTCCTTCCGGATACCCAGGTTCACGTACCAGTTGAACCGGGCATCCTTCCAGTAGTTGTACCACTCCTCGTCCGAGCCCGGCTTGCAGAAGAACTCGATCTCCATCTGCTCGAACTCGCGCACCCGGAAGGTGAACTGCTTGGGCGTGATCTCGTTCCGGAAGCTCTTGCCGATCTGCGCGATCCCGAACGGGATCTTCTGCCGCGAGGTCTCCAGCACGTTCTTGAAATTGACGAAGATCCCCTGCGCCGTCTCCGGCCGGAGGTAAACCTGCGCGGCGGTGTCCTCCATCGGGCCCACGAAGGTCTTGAACATCAGGTTGAACTTGCGCGCCTCGGTGAGCTGGCACTCATCGTGCTGGCCGGGGGCCTTGCTCGGCTTCTTCGGGCACTGGGATTCGGCCAGGTGATCCTCGCGGAACCGGCCCTTGCAGGTCTTGCAGTCCACCATCGGGTCGCTGAAGCCCGACACGTGCCCCGACGCCTCCCAGACGCGGGGGTGCATGAGGATCGAGCAGTCCACCCCGGCCATGTCGTCCCGCTCGGTGACGGTGCTCCGCCACCACTCGCGCTTGACGTTGTTCTTGAGCTCCACGCCCACGGGGCCGTAGTCCCAGCAGCCGTTCAGGCCGCCGTAGATCTCCGACGACTGGAACACGAACCCCCGCCGCTTGGCGAGGGAGACGATCTTCTCCATGGTGACGGTCTGGGACACTTTTTTGACGGTTCCTTGCTCGGTTTGGAGTCAGAAATGGCCCGCCTGCCGCTCACGGCCGGACGGGGACCGGTATCTGTCCCGAAGGGTGAGGCAAATCAAGGGGTTGGGGGAGGGCGGGAAGGGTGGCCGAAACCCATACGAAATGGCAGATTTCGGGGGATGCCCAAAGAGCGCCGCCACTGGACCCGTGAGGAGTTGATTCTTGCGTTCAACCTGTACTGCCGGATGTCGTTCGGGCGGCTGCACCGGGGGAATCCGGAGATCATCGCTCTTTCACAGCGGATTGGACGTACGCCCAGTTCCGTCGCCATGAAAGCCTGTAACTTTGCCAGTCTCGACCCCATGCACCGGGAGAGGGGCGTCAAGGGGCTCACAGGGGCGAGTGAAATGGACCGGGCCATTTGGGCGGAGTTCCACCAGAATTGGGAAAAGTTGGCCTTCGAGAGCCAGCGGCAGCTTGCAGATTTGCCGCCAGCAGCGACGATGGCAGATCAAGAAGGCCTCTATTTCCCCAAGGGAGAAACCGAAAAAAGCGTCACGGTCCGAGTGCGGCTCGTTCAAGGATTTTTCCGCGAATCGGTGCTCTCCAGCTATCGGAACGAATGCGCGTTCTGCCGTATCCAGCCGGGCCAACTCCTGAACGCCAGTCATATCGTTCCGTGGAAGGATAACGTCGAAAAGCGGGCCGACCCGACGAATGGCCTCGCCCTCTGTGCGCTCCATGACCGAGCCTTCGACCGGGGGCTGATGACCTTGGACGACGGGCTCAACATAGTGGTGGCGAAGGAGTTGAAGCAGGTGAAGAACCCCTCACCGGTCCACAAGGCGGCCCTAATCGACCTCGAAGGGGAACCGCTCCGAAAGCCCGAAAGGTTCGCACCCGATCCGGATGCCCTCGACTTCCACCGAAATAGCATCTTCGGGAAAATCTCCAACGACCCGGAAGATGAACTCATTGTTCAATAAATCCTGCGCCGTCCTGGCCAAGCTCCCCCTTCAGATCAAGCTCGGTTGAAACCGCAGCGCTAGACACCGGTTTACGGCCTAGCCAGGTACGACTGCAGGGGAAGCTTTCACCATGAAAATCATCCTTGAAATAGACAGTTTGGATTTGGCGCAAATCACCAGCGGGTTAGAGGCCCGCCGGGATGCTTGGAAGCGAACCCTAGACTATTTGCGTGGCATAGACCCTTGCGACGACTTCTTGATTGAAGAGTGCAAAGACGCCAGTGAGGCAGAGGCGATCTACAAGGATTACGATAGGATTTTGTCCGACTTGTACCATCAGGAAACAAGCTACCGCCAGCAAACGGGCCGGGTAATTGGTCAACTGTTATCGTCATTCATGGCAGAGCACCGATAACAGAAGAAGCCTCAATCTCATTTCCGCCCTTCCTCCCCCTCCGCTACACTCCCCCTCTCCCATGCCCGAACCCGTCACCATCACCGCCCGCGACGGCTGGCTCCTGAAGGGCGACCTGCACGAGCCCTCCGGCTCCGCACGGGGGACGGTGCTGGCCGGCCATGCGATGATGGCCAACCGCCGGAGCCTTGACCGGCCGCCGGGGGAGGGACTGGTGGCGACGCTCGTCCGGGGCGGGCTGCGCGTCGTGACGGTGGACGTGCGCGGCCACGGGGAGAGCGGGCCGCTGCCGCCCGAGGGCGGCGCCTACAGCTACGACGACATCGTGGAGAAGGACATTCCGGCGGCGGTGGAGTTCGTCCGCACGCGGTTTCCCGGCAAGGCGGCGCTCCTCGGCCACTCGCTCGTGGGCCACGCGGCGCTCGCCTGGCTCAGCGGGCCGGAGGCGGCGGGAACGGGCGGACTTTCCGCGATCGCCGCCTACGCGCCGAACGCGTGGCTGAAGTCATGCGAGCCGGACGAAAAACGGTGGCAGGCGAAGCTCGCCCAGCTCCGGATGTGGGAGCAGATGTCGCAGGCGAAGGGATATTTCCCCGCCCGGCAGATGAAGATCGGCTCGGATGACGTGTCGGGGCCCTATATCCGGCAGTTCGTCCAGTGGGCCAGCGAGGACCGCTGGGTGTCGCTCGCGGGGCGGGACTACCGGGCCGGGCTCGCCACGCTCCGGATACCACTGCTGGTGGCCGTGGGGGCGGGCGACCGGATGCTCTGCGTGCCCGGATGCTGCGAGCGGTTTCTCTCGCCGGTCCCGGGTGAGCGGATCACCTGGTGGCTCGTCTCGGAGGCGGGCGGCTTCGGCCTCGACGCCGACCACATGCCGCTCGTGACCGACGCCCGCGCCCGCCCGCTGTGGGAACGCACGGCGGACTGGCTCCGGGACCGGCTGGGGTGAGGGCGGCCGTGAAACTACCCAACGGTGACCGGGCAATTATCGACATCCGCAAGCTGACCGGATACTGCCTGAATCCGGACCACCCCACCGGAAAACACAAGGCGAGGCAGTTCGAAGTCGCCGCCGGAATAACCGCACAAAACGCCGGCTCCCTGCGGGACGCCCTCGCGAAGGCGGCCTTTGAGCGTGAAGCCATTACCGTCAAGACCAACGAATACGGCGTCTTTTACCAGATCGACCTTGATTTTCCGGGTCCAGCCGGACCGGTCCGGGTCCGCTCGGCATGGATCATCAACCGGGGCGAGAATGACCCGCGGCTTGTGACCTGTTTCGTCCTCCGGTAGAATTGCCCTCATGAGTGAGCCCATCAGAGAACTGGACGCTGTCGCACTGGCCGAGCCAATCCCCGGCCAGAATCTCCAGCGCGGCCATGTGGGCACGGTGGTTCATCAATATCCGGACGGGACGCTGGAAGTGGAATTCAGTGATTCTCGGGGCGTCGCCTACGCCTTTGCCACAGTCCAGCCGGATCTGCTTATCCGTCTTTACAATGAGCCCCCGAGGGCCAGGGCTGTATAGCGGCCACTCCCCGTTCAGATCGCAAACCTTTTGACGAGGTTCCTGGCGATGAGGGTTTTCAGCACCTCGTTGGAGCCCTCGCCGATCAGCATGAGCGGGGCGTCGCGGTAGAGCCGCTCGATCTCGAACTCCTCGGAAAATCCGTAGCCGCCGTGGATCCGCATGGCCTCGAGCGCGTGGCGGGCGCAGGCCTCCGAGGCGAACAGCTTCGCCATGCTGGCCTCGAGGTCGCACCGCTCGCCGCGGTCCTTCTTCTTTGCGGCGTTCCAGACGAGCAGCTCGGCTGCCTCAAGATCGGTGGCCATGTCGGCAAGCTTGGCGCCCACGAGCTGGTGCTGCCAGATGGGCTTGCCGAAGGTCTCGCGCTCCTGCGCGTATTTCACGGCCGCCGTGAAGGCCGCCCGGAGCACGCCCACGCTGCGGGAAGCCACGTTGATGCGCCCGAGCTCCAGCCCGTTCATCACCTGCAGGAACCCCCTGCCCTCCCATTCGGGTCCGCCCACGAGGTTCGATGCCGGTACCGGGAAATCCTCGAAGGTGAGTTCCGAGGTCGGAACGCCACGCAGACCCAGCTTGGGGATGTTCTTCGACACCCGGAAGCCCGCATGGCCCTTTTCGATGATGAACCCGCTGATGCCGGCGTGCGGCGGATCTGACTGCGGGTTGGTCTTCGCCAGCAGGAAGAAGGCGTTTCCGTCGGAATTGGTGATCCACATTTTCGCGCCGTTGACGCGGTAGACGTCGCCGTCGCGGATCGCCTTCGTGCGCATGGAGGCGACGTCGCTGCCCCCGTGGGCCTCCGACAGGGCGAGCCCGCCGCGCAGTTCGCCCGTGGCCATCCTGGGCAGCCACCGCCGTTTCTGCTCATCGGTACCGAAGGTTTTTACCGAATGGGCCATCATCGTCTGCGTGTTGAGCATCGACGACAGCGTCATCCAGCAGGCGGCAAGCTCGGCCACCACCAGCGCATAGGTGGAGGTGTCCCAGCCAAGGCCCCCGTATTCGGCAGGGATGGTGGCGCCGAACAGGCCCAGTTTCCTGAAGCCCTCCAGCGCCTCGTGCGGGTATTCGTCGTTGTGGTCCCAGCGCGAGACGTGCGGCCGGATATCCTTCTCCAGCCACCGGCGCACCGAGTCCAGTATCTGCGTCTGCTCGCTGTCGGGTTCGATGGGCATGGACGCCAACCTATGCCTTCACGACAAACCCCGCAAGCCGCTTCTGGATGATCTCCTCGGCCTCGCGGACGATCCGCTCCACCAGCACCCTGACCGTCGGAATGTCATGAATGATGCCGATTACCATGCCGGCCGACCAGATGCCGGCCTCCAGGTCGCCCTTGTCGATCACATCCTTGCCCTTGACGCCCGCGACGAGCGGCGCGAGCTCGGCAAAGTCGGTCTGGCCGGGCTTGGCCTCGATCTCAAGCACCTTCTCGGCGACACCGTTCCGGTAGATGCGCGCCGTGTTCCGGAGCGTCCGGAAGATGAGCGCCGTCTGCCGCTCGTCAGATTCGACGATCTTCTGCTTCACGTTGTCGTGGATGGGTGCCTCTTTCGTGGCAAGGAACCGCGTTCCCATGTTGATCCCCTCGGCACCCAGGGCGAGCGCGGCAGCCAGTCCCCGGCCGTCGCCAAAGCCGCCGGAGGCGATGATCGGAATTCTTATCTTGTCGGCCGACGCCGGCAGCAGGATGAGCCCCGGGATGTCGTCCTCGCCGGGATGGCCCGCGCATTCAAAGCCGTCGATACTCACCGCGTCGCAGCCGATCTGCTCGGCCTTCACCCCGTGCCGGACGGAGGTGCACTTGTGGATCACCTTGATCCCGGCCTCCTTGAACATGGGAAGGTATTTCTCCGGGTTGCGGCCCGCCGTCTCGACGATCTTGATGCCTTCCTCGGCGATCACCCTGGCGTACTCGTCATACGGGGTCGGCTTGATGGTGGGAAGGATGGTCAGGTTCACCCCGAACGGCTTTTTTGTCATCTCACGCGTGCGGCGGATCTCCTTGCGCAGATCCTCGGGCGTGGGCTGCGTCAGCGCCGTGATGAATCCGAGCGCACCAGCATTCGCAACGGCCGACACCAGCTCGGCCTTGCCCACATGCTGCATCCCGCCCTGCACGACGGGGTGCTCGATACCAAAGATTTCCGTAAAGCGTGTTTTCAGCATTCCTGTTCCCTTCCCTGCCGGCGGCCTGATCAGCACTGACACCGGCGTCAGCCGGGGATAGTCACCCCCGCCCTGAATGGCAACAGGAAAAACCGGGCCGCCGCCGGGCGGCCCCGAAAGCCCTCGTTGACCCGCCCCCACGCGGGAAGCTACTAGAAATCCCGGCCGCCGGTTTCCGCCGCCGGAGCGGCTTATTCCCAAGCGAGGCGGACCAGAAAAGGGTGGGTTCCATGTCTGAAACCAGGTCCAGCCGCCGGCCCTCCAGCCCGATTGCCAACCTCCAGCGCGAACTCCGCAAGCGCGGGCAGGCCCAGATGCAGCAGATGATGGGCAAGATGATGCAGAACCCGGAACTGATGAAGTCGGCCGGCCAGGCGATGGCCCTGCTCTCGCAGGTAAACCAGGCACGCGCCAAGGGCGTAAAGCCATTGAACGAGGTGTTCGCCGATATCGACCGGGCCATCGAACGGCTGGACAAGAAAGTTGACCAGATGACGGCCCGCCTCAACGACCTTGCCGCCAAGGCCGACAAGCTCGCCGCCAAGCCGTCGGGAAACTGAACGCGATCCTGCCCGAACCCGCATACCCTCTTTCCGACGGGGAAGTAGGGCCGTCATCTCCATGACCGCACCCACGCCGTCCGACCTGAAGCATTATCTCGCCTTCGCCAGCGAGACTGGCCGCGCTGCGGGCCAGCTCATCCGTGAAAAACTGCGCGAACAGAAAACTTTCCGGTCCAAAAGCGCCGAAACGGATCTCGTGACGGAGACCGATCTGGCGGCCGAACGGCTCATCGTCGCTGCCATCGGGAAGAGCTTCCCCGGCCATTCGATCCTCGGCGAAGAAGGAACCGGGGACCGGCACTCCGGGGCCGGCTACCAGTCCGGTTACTGCTGGGTCATTGATCCCATTGACGGGACCACGAACTTCGCCCATGGGCACCCCATTGTGGGCTGCTCGATCGGCCTGACGTGGAACGGCGAGCCAGTGGCCGGTTGCGTGAATTGTCCGGGGCTCAACGAGGAGTTCCTTGCTGCCAAGGGGCTCGGTGCGACGCTGAATGGCGAGCCGATCCGGGTTTCCGGCGTGCCCACCCTGTCCCGGTCCCTCCTCGCCACCGGGCTGCCCTATGACCGGCGTGAACGGGCCGACCATTACCTCGCCCGCTGGAAAAAGTTCCTGATGGTGTCACACGAAATCAGGCGGCTGGGGTCGGCCTCCATCGACCTGTGCTGGGTCGCCGCCGGCCGCGTGGACGGTTACTGGGAGGAAAACCTCAAGCCCTGGGATATCGCCGCCGGCATCATCATCGTCCGCGAGGCGGGCGGAATGGTTACCGGTTTTGCGGGCGAACCGCACGACCTGAACGGCCGGGAGACACTGGCCACCAACGGCCTCATCCATTCGGAGATGTCAGCCCTCCTAAAGGGCTGAAACCTTATCCGAGAATATCCGCCAGTTCGGCGAGGATCTTCCCTGAATGGGAGACTCCTGAAAATGCCTCCAGTTCGACAAGCCCGGTTGGCGAGGTGACGTTGATCTCGGTCAGATATCCGCCAATTACATCAAGACCAACGAAAAAAAGTCCGTGTTCGAGGAGCGATGGTGCCAGTGCGTCGATCAGTTCCCGTTCACGCGGTGTAATGCGTGCCGGTTCCGCCTTCCCACCGGCGGCCAGATTCGACCGGGCCTCACCCCGGCTGGCAACGCGATTGATCGCTCCAAGCGGAATGCCGTTCCAGAGGAGTATCCGCTTGTCGCCCTTTTTCACCGCCGGGAGAAATCTTTGCGCCATCACGGGACGTGTTCCGCGCCGGGTGATCTCTTCCCAGATGACGCCGTGGTTCTCCCCCTTCAGGTCCCATATGTAGACGCTCCGTCCTGCAAACCCGTCCAGCGGCTTCAGCACGATCCGTCCGCCCTGCTCCCGGCAGAACGCATCGATATCATCCCGCCGTGCAGTCACCAGTGTCGGAGGCATCCAGTCCGCGAAGTTGAGGGCGAAGAGTTTTTCGCTGGCAGCGCGGATACCCTCCGGCTCATTGATTACCGGTGCCCTGGAGTAGTCCAGCATCCACAGGGCCTGGAAATACTGCTGGTCAACCGGTGGATCCTTGCGCATCAGGATTACATCCACCTCGCTGCTCCTGACTGTCACCGGCTTACCACGTACCTTCCAGAATGATGTCTCCGGGCGGGTGCGGGTGCCCTGCCGGATCACCACTTCGGTCAGGCAGAGCTTCAGCTCCGGCCCCTGCAACGAAAGCCCACCTGTTTCACAAACAAGTGTCCGATGGCCCATCCTGGAGGCGGTCTCCAGGAGTTGAAGCGTTGTATCGTGAAATGGCACCAGTGTGTGCACAGGATCGATAATGGCTGCGATGATAAGCTTGCCCATAAGCAGGGAAGAACCTGTCCCGGCACGCCTCACAGGGCAAGACAGATAAAAACTGGACACTGTTGTCTAGGTTGACTGAACCCGTTAGGTTGGGCCGGTTTACGTTTATGGCCCCGCAGCTTTCACCCCAGATGCAGGAACACCGCCAGAAGCGGCTTCTTACGGTCGCCATGGAGGTGTTTGCCGAAAAGGGATATCACGATACGTCGGTGGACGATATCCTAGAACGGGCAGAGATCGCCCGTGGCACCTTTTACCGGTATTTCGACAACAAGCGGGACTGTTTCGCACAGGCGCTCGACTACTTCTTCGAGCAGATGATGAACTTCATCCGTCCGCTCGACATTTCCGAACTATCGCTTGAGCAGTACCAGTCACTGTTCCGGACCCTGAGCCGGTCAGTTCTGAATAACCCCGGCAACCGGAAGTTCACCCGGCTGGTGCTTCTGGAAGCGCCGACGCTGGGCACCGACTTCCGCGACCGGATTGACCGCTTTTTCGACAGCCTTGTCAATCTCGTCGCCGCCTACATCCGCAAGGCGGTCGACAAGGGACGAATCGCCCCGATCGATCCCGTGTCGGCGGCCCACGGAGTTTTGGGGCTCGGAAAAGAGGCCCTGCTGCTCTGGTACCGGAACGACCCAGCCAAACCGGGGGTCGATACCCTGATAGAAAACCTGCTCCAGCTCGCCTTCTTCGGAATGATGCCGAGAAAATAGATCCTACAGGGCCACTTCATCGTTCCGGCGGGCGATGACCGCTTCAATGCCGAGATCGGTCTTCAGTGCTTTTGAAAGTCCATTCAGTGCACTGGATTCCCCATGAACCAGGGCGACTGTTCGGGGAGTCTTGCCCAGTTCCTTTACATAACGGACCAGATCTCCCTGATCGCCGTGGCCGGAAAACACGTCGAGGTGGTCCAATTCAGCGCAGACCGGAACCTGTTCGCCGAAGATACGCAGCTCCTTCGCGCCATTGACCAGCGCCGACCCCCGTGTGCCCTGCGCCTGAAAACCGACAATCAGTATCTTGGTGGAAGGATCCGCCATCCGGTTTGCCAGATGATGCAGAATCCGGCCGCCCGAGACCATTCCGCTTCCGGCGATGATAATCGCGGGCCCCTTCACGTTGTTCAGTTCCTTGGAATCTCCGACCGTTTGCGTGATGTGAAGCGACTTCCAGCCTTTCACACCCTTGCCATGCCCGAGCATCCGGGCGATTTCAGCATTGTGTTCGTCCTCGTAGCGGGCATACAGGCGCGTCACGTCGCTGGCCATCGGAGAATCAATGTAAACCGGCGTGGGGGGAATGCGCCCGGTCAGTTCAAGTTCTTCGATGAGATACAGGAGATGCTGGGTCCGGCCAAGCGCGAAAGAGGGTATCAGGATCACCCGCTTGTTCTGGTGTGCATCCTGGATATGCCGCTCCAGCCAGTCACGAGGGTCTGTCTCCTCATGGTGACGGTCTCCATAGGTTGATTCGAGGCAAAGCAGATCGAGAGCATTGGAAAGCTCCACCCTGGCAGGCGGGTCCATGAACTTGAGGTCGTAACGGCCCAGATCGCCGGAGAAAAGCAGCCGCTTTGTGCCCCCAGGCGCATCAAATTCGATATACGCCTGTGCAGAACCGACAATGTGCCCGGCCGGATGAAACGTCACCCGGACGCCGGGAATTACTTCCTTCGGTTCCCCATATGGAACGCCCCGGAGGTACCGGATCACCGCTTCGGCATCACTCCGCGTGTAAAGCGGCAGCGCAGGCTGGTGGCGCGAATAGCCCCGGCGGTTTACGAAACGGGCCTCTTCCTCCTGCAGATAACCCGCATCGGGCAGCAGGATATCGCACAGGTCGACAGTCGCCGGGGTCGCATAAAAGAACCCCTTGTAACCGAGCAGATTGAGACGGGGGATAAACCCGGAATGATCGATATGGCTGTGGGTGACAATGACCGCCTTCAGTTCACGGACCGGGAAATCGAGTTTCGCCCAGTTCAGGTCCTTTATATCCCGCCCACCCTGGAAAAGCCCGCAGTCCACCAGCACCAGTCCCTTGTGTGTGTGGATCAGGAACTTCGATCCCGTGACGGTGCCGGCTCCACCCAGAAAACGGACTTTGGGAGCAAATGACATGGTGATCCTTTCGTTACTCGACCAGTTCCGGATACTGCGGAAGCTCACGGACCAGTTCCGGCTCGTGAGAGGGCCAGATATGAATCTCCGGAACACGGGCTGAAAGCTCCCGTATTTCAAGAATAGTCTGCCATGCCCGCTTGCGATCTTCGTCAGCCGACCGTCCGTATAGAACCCCCTTGGGCGCCGGGAGCCGGTAGTTGTCACGGATATACACGCCATCGCCCGCAAGGAGCGCCCGGCCCGACGCAAGATGTATCAGCGCACCCAGAGAGCCAGTGCAGTGTCCCGGCAGATCAACCAGATAGATACTTCCGTCGTTCATTAGATCCCATGTCGAGATAAACGGCCCCAATTTGGGTCCCTTCCCCAGCGGCGCCTCCCGCGTCCGTCCCCCTGGCAGATCGGCAGGGTTCAACCCCCGCAGATGCCGTCTCCAGCTCCGGGCAAGCCTGAATACACCGGGCCCTACCACGACGTCTGCATCCGGGAAGCGGTCAATATCTCCCGTGTGGTCGAAGTGATGGTGCGAATAAATGACGGTTCCGATATCCGCTGGATCCACGCCTGCGGCCTTCAGCCGGGAAGCGGCGTCTTCACCCCGTATCACCTCAGGCAGCATCCCCATCAGCTTTGCCACAGGTACAAGCGGAGCAAGTCTGGATCGCCCCGGTGCGGCGAGAAACGCCGGCAGGCCGAGATCGAACAGTATTTTTCGCGCAGGATGCTCGATCAGGAAGGCGAGCGACGGAATGCGAATGGTACCCGGCGGGCTGCCTTCGCACATGTACTGCCGTGCCACCGGTATAAATCCGGTAGAGATAATTCCCACGCGGACGGATGATTCTCCGGCAGGCGGCGGCCAGCCGTACCAGGGAACCGCAACTTCAGGGGATGACGTCACAGGCATCTCGCGACAGTATAACCGTGACGTCACCGAGGGGAAGAAGGTGCAGGTGTTTTGCCTTCACGCTCCCCTTGTCTGCGCCATTGCCTCGTCAGTGATCTTCTGGTTCCAGTTGGCGATCTCCTGGGAGATCTTCATGGAGCAGAACTTCGGACCGCACATGGAGCAGAACTCTGCTGTCTTGAACACTTCCTGCGGGAGCGTCTCGTCGTGCATCTCCCGGGCGCGTTCGGGATCAAGCGAGAGGCGGAACTGTTCCTTCCAGTCGAAAGTGTAGCGTGCCTTCGAAAGCGCATCGTCGCGATCCCGGGCTCCCTTGCGGTGCCGGGCAATGTCGGCGGCATGAGCAGCAATCTTGTAGGCGATAATTCCCTGACGCACATCCTCAAGGTCAGGCAGCCCCAGATGTTCCTTCGGAGTGACATAACAGAGCATGGCTGCGCCACTCCATCCGGCCAGCGCCGCGCCGATGGCGCTCGTGATATGGTCATAGCCGGGAGCAATATCGGTAACGAGCGGACCCAGCACGTAGAACGGCGCCTCATTGCAGACCTGCATCTGCCGCCTGATGTTCATGTCAATCTGGTCCATCGGCACATGGCCGGGACCTTCCACCATCACCTGCACGTCGCGCTCCCATGCCCGGCGTGTCAGTTCCCCCAGCGTATCCAGCTCGGCGAACTGCGCCCGGTCAGAGGCATCGGCGAGACAGCCTGGGCGGAGGCTGTCGCCGAGCGAGATCGAGACATCGTACTTTGCGCAGATATCGAGCACGCGATCGTAGTGTTCATAAAGCGGGTTCTGCTTGTGGTGATGAATCATCCACTGCGCCATGAGCGATCCGCCGCGGGAGACGATGCCCGTCAGCCGGTCCGCCACGAGCGGCAGGTGCTCCAGCAGAATGCCGCAGTGGAGCGTCATGTAGTCCACGCCCTGCCTTGCCTGGTGCTCGATGTTCTCAACCAGCAGGTCCGCCGTCAGGTCTTCTACCCGATCCACCTGCTCCATCGCCTGATAGATCGGCACGGTCCCGATAGGTACCGGCGAGTGACGAATGATGGCATCACGGATTGTATCGATGTTTTTTCCGGTGGAAAGATCCATCACCGTATCGGATCCAAGCCGGACGCACAGGCGGAGTTTTTCCAGCTCTTCCTCGATCCCGCTCGACACAGCCGAGTTTCCGATGTTCGCATTGATCTTGCACCGGGAACCGATGCCAATGCACATGGGCTCCAGGTTCACATGGTTGATATTGGCGGGGATAATCATGCGTCCGAGGGCTACCTCGGCCCGCACAAACTCAGGGGAGAGTTCCTCACGCATGGCAACATGGTGCATCTCCTCGGTAACGACACCCTGCCGTGCGTAGTGCATCTGCGTGACGTTTCCGCCCTTGCGGTTTTTGACCC from Deltaproteobacteria bacterium harbors:
- a CDS encoding acyl-CoA dehydrogenase family protein gives rise to the protein MPIEPDSEQTQILDSVRRWLEKDIRPHVSRWDHNDEYPHEALEGFRKLGLFGATIPAEYGGLGWDTSTYALVVAELAACWMTLSSMLNTQTMMAHSVKTFGTDEQKRRWLPRMATGELRGGLALSEAHGGSDVASMRTKAIRDGDVYRVNGAKMWITNSDGNAFFLLAKTNPQSDPPHAGISGFIIEKGHAGFRVSKNIPKLGLRGVPTSELTFEDFPVPASNLVGGPEWEGRGFLQVMNGLELGRINVASRSVGVLRAAFTAAVKYAQERETFGKPIWQHQLVGAKLADMATDLEAAELLVWNAAKKKDRGERCDLEASMAKLFASEACARHALEAMRIHGGYGFSEEFEIERLYRDAPLMLIGEGSNEVLKTLIARNLVKRFAI
- a CDS encoding TetR/AcrR family transcriptional regulator — encoded protein: MAPQLSPQMQEHRQKRLLTVAMEVFAEKGYHDTSVDDILERAEIARGTFYRYFDNKRDCFAQALDYFFEQMMNFIRPLDISELSLEQYQSLFRTLSRSVLNNPGNRKFTRLVLLEAPTLGTDFRDRIDRFFDSLVNLVAAYIRKAVDKGRIAPIDPVSAAHGVLGLGKEALLLWYRNDPAKPGVDTLIENLLQLAFFGMMPRK
- a CDS encoding inositol monophosphatase; this translates as MTAPTPSDLKHYLAFASETGRAAGQLIREKLREQKTFRSKSAETDLVTETDLAAERLIVAAIGKSFPGHSILGEEGTGDRHSGAGYQSGYCWVIDPIDGTTNFAHGHPIVGCSIGLTWNGEPVAGCVNCPGLNEEFLAAKGLGATLNGEPIRVSGVPTLSRSLLATGLPYDRRERADHYLARWKKFLMVSHEIRRLGSASIDLCWVAAGRVDGYWEENLKPWDIAAGIIIVREAGGMVTGFAGEPHDLNGRETLATNGLIHSEMSALLKG
- a CDS encoding HNH endonuclease is translated as MPKERRHWTREELILAFNLYCRMSFGRLHRGNPEIIALSQRIGRTPSSVAMKACNFASLDPMHRERGVKGLTGASEMDRAIWAEFHQNWEKLAFESQRQLADLPPAATMADQEGLYFPKGETEKSVTVRVRLVQGFFRESVLSSYRNECAFCRIQPGQLLNASHIVPWKDNVEKRADPTNGLALCALHDRAFDRGLMTLDDGLNIVVAKELKQVKNPSPVHKAALIDLEGEPLRKPERFAPDPDALDFHRNSIFGKISNDPEDELIVQ
- a CDS encoding DUF4926 domain-containing protein, whose amino-acid sequence is MRELDAVALAEPIPGQNLQRGHVGTVVHQYPDGTLEVEFSDSRGVAYAFATVQPDLLIRLYNEPPRARAV
- the gshB gene encoding glutathione synthase, which produces MGKLIIAAIIDPVHTLVPFHDTTLQLLETASRMGHRTLVCETGGLSLQGPELKLCLTEVVIRQGTRTRPETSFWKVRGKPVTVRSSEVDVILMRKDPPVDQQYFQALWMLDYSRAPVINEPEGIRAASEKLFALNFADWMPPTLVTARRDDIDAFCREQGGRIVLKPLDGFAGRSVYIWDLKGENHGVIWEEITRRGTRPVMAQRFLPAVKKGDKRILLWNGIPLGAINRVASRGEARSNLAAGGKAEPARITPRERELIDALAPSLLEHGLFFVGLDVIGGYLTEINVTSPTGLVELEAFSGVSHSGKILAELADILG
- a CDS encoding alpha/beta fold hydrolase, with the protein product MPEPVTITARDGWLLKGDLHEPSGSARGTVLAGHAMMANRRSLDRPPGEGLVATLVRGGLRVVTVDVRGHGESGPLPPEGGAYSYDDIVEKDIPAAVEFVRTRFPGKAALLGHSLVGHAALAWLSGPEAAGTGGLSAIAAYAPNAWLKSCEPDEKRWQAKLAQLRMWEQMSQAKGYFPARQMKIGSDDVSGPYIRQFVQWASEDRWVSLAGRDYRAGLATLRIPLLVAVGAGDRMLCVPGCCERFLSPVPGERITWWLVSEAGGFGLDADHMPLVTDARARPLWERTADWLRDRLG
- a CDS encoding glycine--tRNA ligase; amino-acid sequence: MEKIVSLAKRRGFVFQSSEIYGGLNGCWDYGPVGVELKNNVKREWWRSTVTERDDMAGVDCSILMHPRVWEASGHVSGFSDPMVDCKTCKGRFREDHLAESQCPKKPSKAPGQHDECQLTEARKFNLMFKTFVGPMEDTAAQVYLRPETAQGIFVNFKNVLETSRQKIPFGIAQIGKSFRNEITPKQFTFRVREFEQMEIEFFCKPGSDEEWYNYWKDARFNWYVNLGIRKENLRLRAHEADELAHYARGCSDVEYLFPFGWSELEGIANRTDFDLRQHQQFSGKSLEYTDPQSRERFVPYVIEPSAGADRGTLAFLVDAYAEDTAPDEKGQPETRIVMRFHPRIAPVKAAVFPLTKKDGMPEMADRLYRDLKKRWNVDYDLSGSIGKRYRRQDEIGTPFGITVDADSVKDGTVTVRDRDTMKQERVAASGIIDYLGEKLS
- a CDS encoding nitronate monooxygenase yields the protein MLKTRFTEIFGIEHPVVQGGMQHVGKAELVSAVANAGALGFITALTQPTPEDLRKEIRRTREMTKKPFGVNLTILPTIKPTPYDEYARVIAEEGIKIVETAGRNPEKYLPMFKEAGIKVIHKCTSVRHGVKAEQIGCDAVSIDGFECAGHPGEDDIPGLILLPASADKIRIPIIASGGFGDGRGLAAALALGAEGINMGTRFLATKEAPIHDNVKQKIVESDERQTALIFRTLRNTARIYRNGVAEKVLEIEAKPGQTDFAELAPLVAGVKGKDVIDKGDLEAGIWSAGMVIGIIHDIPTVRVLVERIVREAEEIIQKRLAGFVVKA